The window GCCGCCGCCTCCGACGGGCCGTTCCGGTACGCGAACCTCGCGATCCGCGGCAGGAAGCTCGGGCCGATCGTGGCCGAGCAGGTGGAGCCGGCGATCGCGCAGCATCCCGACCTGGTCAGCCTGAACGGCGGCGGCAACGACATCATGCGGCCGCGCGTCTCGATCGAGAGCGTCGCGAAGACCCTGATGGATGCGGCCGACCGGGTCGTGGCCTCCGGCAGTCACATGCTGCTGCTGAGCGGCGCGAACCCCAGCGCGCATCTCCCCCTCGGCGGGCTGATCCGCCGGCGCGGCGAGGAGCTGGCCATCGCGGTGCGCGAGATGCTCCCCCGCGACGGCATCACGTTCGTGGACAACTGGGCCGACGAGGGCCTGGAGGACATCCGCTACTGGTCCGCCGATCGGCTGCACCTCGGACCGCTCGGCCACGCGCGCGTCGCGAGCAACGTGCTGACCGCTCTCGGTGTCCCGGTGCCCACCGAGTGGGGCGTCGAGGAGGTCGCCTCGGCGCCGGCCGGTGAGCGCACGCGCCGCACCGCGGACTACTACCGCCGCTACGTGCTGCCGTGGATCGGACGCCGGCTCACCGGACGCTCGTCCGGCGACGGACGCGCTGCCAAGATCGCGGAGCTGACGGTCGTCGACCCGGAGACCGCTCGCCCGCTCTGACGGCCGGCGCCGCCGGCGGCCCGGACGCCCCGGCGCTCAGTCGTTGTCCCCGCCGGTGGTGTCGATGCGGGTCGTCCGCTCGCCGCCGCCCCACTTCCACTCCGCGACCTCGGGGATGTCCTCGCCGCGCTCGCGCGTGTACTGGCGCGCCCGGAGCCGCGCATCCTGCATCTCCTGGCGCAGCCCCGCCTCGCGGGAGGCGAGCCCGGGCACCCGGTCGATCACGTCGATGACCAGGTGGTAGCGGTCGAGGTCGTTGAGCATCACCATGTCGAACGGCGTGGTGGTCGTGCCCTCCTCCTTGTAGCCGCGCACGTGCAGGTTGGCGTGGCCGTTGCGGCGGTAGGTCAGACGGTGGATGAGCCAGGGATAGCCGTGGTAGGCGAAGATGACCGGCTTGTCGGTGGTGAACAGCGCGTCGTACTCGCGGTCGTCGAGCCCGTGCGGATGCTCGCCCTCGCTCTGCAGGCGCATCAGGTCGACGACGTTGACCACGCGCACCTTCAGGTCGGGCAGGCGGCGGCGCAGGATGTCGGCGGCCGCCAGCACTTCCAGGGTCGGGATGTCGCCCGCGCAGCCGAGCACCACATCCGGCTCCTCGCCCTCCACCTCCGTGCCCGCCCACGGGAAGATGCCGATCCCGCGCGTGCAGTGCGCGATCGCCTCCTCCATGCTCAGCCACTGCGGTGACGGCTGCTTGCCCGCGACGACCACGTTCACGTAGTCGACCGACTTCAGGCAGTGGTCGTAGGTCGACAGCAGCGTGTTCGCGTCGAACGGCAGGTAGACCCGGACCACGTCGGCCTTCTTGTTGACGACGTGGTCGATGAAGCCCGGGTCCTGGTGGGAGGCGCCGTTGTGGTCCTGCCGCCAGACGTGCGAGCTGAGCAGGTAGTTGAGGGAGGCGACCGGCCGCCGCCACGGCACCTCGCTCGCGGACTTCAGCCACTTGGCGTGTTGGTTGAACATGGAGTCGACGATGTGCACGAACGCCTCGTACGACGTGAAGACGCCGTGGCGGCCGGTGAGCAGGTAGCCCTCGAGCCAGCCCTGGCACTGGTGCTCGCTGAGCACCTCCATCGCGCGACCCTGCGGGGCGAGGTGGTTGTCGTCGTCGATCGGCAGGTACTCGGCGTTCCACTGCTTCGAGGTCGTCTCGAAGACCGCCTGCAGACGGTTGGAGGCGATCTCGTCCGGACCGAACAGCCGGAAGGCCGTCGGGTTCGCGATCATCACATCCCGGAACCAGTCGCCCAGCACGCGCGTCGCCTCGGCGACGGTGTCGCCCGGCACGTCGACGTCGACCGCGTAGTCGCGGAAGTCCGGCAACCGCAGGTCGCGGCGCAGCAGGCCGCCGTTCGCGACCGGGTTGGCGCTCATCCGCCGCTCCCCCTCCGGTGCCAGCGACCTGATCAGCTCCACCGGGCTGCCGTGCTCGTCGAAGAGCTCCTCGGGGCGGTACGAGAGCAGCCACTTCTCCAGCAGCCGGTTGTGCGCCTCGGTGTCGCGCGCGTCGGCCAGCGGCACCTGGTGCGACCGCCAGTTGTTCTCGGCGGGGTGTCCGTCGATCTCGGCCGGGCACGTCCATCCCTTCGGCGTGCGGAGGATGAGCATGGGCCACGCCGGGCGGGAGTCGAGCTCGCCCGCGGCGGCGGCCTGCTTGATCGCGGCGATGCGGTCGAGGATCTCGTCGAGCGTCGCCGCCATCCGCTTGTGCACCTCGCGCGGGTCCTCGCCGTCGAAGCCGCCCGAGACGATGTAGGGCTCGTGACCGTAGCCGCGCATCAGGTCGAGCAGCTCCGACTCGGGGATGCGCGCCAGCACCGTCGGGTTCGCGATCTTGTAGCCGTTGAGGTGCAGGATCGGCAGCACCACGCCGTCCTGGGCCGGGTTCAGGAACTTGTTCGAGTGCCAGGCGGTCGCGAGCGGTCCGGTCTCGGCCTCGCCGTCGCCGACGACCGCCGCCACGAGCAGGTCCGGGTTGTCGAAGGCGGCGCCGTAGGCGTGCGACAGCGCGTACCCCAGCTCGCCGCCCTCGTGGATGGAGCCGGGTGTCTGCGGCGCGGCGTGGCTCGGGATGCCGCCGGGGAACGAGAACTGCCGGAACAGCCGGCGCAGTCCGTCCTCGCTCTGGTCGATGGCGCTGTAGATCTCGCTGTAGGTGCCGTCGAGGTAGGCGCTCGCGATGACTCCGGGGCCGCCGTGACCCGGGCCCGCGACGAACAGGGTGTCGAGGTCGCGTTCCCGGATGGCACGGTTGAGGTGCGCGTAGATGAAGTTCAGGCCCGGCGTCGTACCCCAGTGGCCGAGCAGACGCGGTTTGATGTCGTCGCGGGAGAGCGGCCGGCGGAGCAGCGGATTGTCCAGCAGATAGATCTGGCCGACCGACAGGTAGTTGGCGGCGCGCCACCAGGCGTCCAGCCGGTCGAGCATCTCCTCGCTGAGGCCGTGCTGCGCGGACGTGGTCGTCGTGTCGGTCATCGTGCTCCCTCCGGTCGGCCTGTCGCGCGCGGGTGCCTCCGGACGCGGGGTGGCTTGTCGCGCATCCTACGGCCGGTCCGCTCCGAACAACAGGAGTGGAACAGACGATCGTCCAGACGGGTGCCGGGCCGGTGGCCGTGCGCCGAACAGCACGTGAATCCGCGCCGGATGCGGTCGCCACGCTGCTGCTGCACGGAGCGGCCGGCTCGTGGACGACCTGGCTGCCGATGATCTCCGCCGCTTCGGCGGACCAGGGTGGCGCGGTGCCCGACCTCGTCGTACCGGACCTGCCCGGGTGGGGCGACTCCTCCGCCGAGGTCGCGACCCTGGACGCGGAGGTTCTCGCACGGGCGTCGGTCGAGGTCATGCGCGCCCTGGGGTACCGGCGCTGGCGGGTGGTCGGACACTCGCTGGGCGGGTTCGTGGCCCTGGAGCTCGCGGCGCAGGAACCAGACGCGACCGAATCGGTGGTGCTCGTCTCCGGGACGACATTCGGCGGCAGGGCGGATGCGCTCGGGCCGCTGCGCCTGTTCGCGAGCGCGGCGCCGCTGCTGCTCCTGGGCGTCGGGATGCGGGTGCTCGCGGCGCTCGGGCCCCGAGGTCCGCGGTTGGTCCGGTGGCTGGAGCGCGCCGGGGTGCTGGCGGTGCTCGCCGCGCCGTTGTTCGCACGGAGGGTGCCGGGTGTCGTGCACGAGCTCGCGCGCGATCTGCGTCCGGCGGCGTTCGCGCGGGCGCTGGCGTGCGCTCGCCGGTACCCAGCGGCCGGGCGCTGGGGGCGCATCCACTGCCCGGTGCTGGCGATCCGCGGCCGCCGGGACGTGTTCGTGCCGGCCGCCGACCACCGGCGGCTGGCGCGCATCGTTCCGCGGTTGCGGTCCGTGACGCTGCCCGCGACCGGGCACTTCGCCCACGTCGAGCATCCGTCGCTGGTGGCCCGGCTGGCGCTCACGGACAGCGCTTGGCCGGTGTCGGGGGCGCGCGCTAGCGTCGGGGCATGAGCGACACAGTGGTCCGGCCGGTCGACGACGGCCTGTGGGGCGACCTCGAGACGGTGTTCAGCACGCGCGGCGACCCGGCGGGATGCTGGTGCCAGTGGTTCCGGATGCCGGGGAAGCGCTTCGGCGAACTGTCGGTGGACGAGCGCCGCGACGGGCTGCACGACCAGGTGCGGTCCGGTTCGCCAGGTGTCCTCGCCTGGGTGGACGGCGAGCCCGCGGGCTGGGCGGCCGTGGAGCCGTACTCGACGTATCCCAACCTGGCGCGCTCGCCGATCACCAAACGGCTCGAGGGCGATCCCGCGGATCCGTGGGCGGTGACGTGCTTCGTCGTCCGGATCGACTTCCGCCGACGGGGTGTGGCGCGGGCGCTGCTGCGCGGCGCGGTCGACCACGCCCGCGCGCAGGGCGCGGAGGTGGTCGAGGGCTACCCGGTCGACCCGGAGGTGCGGCCTTCGCTTTCGAACGCCGAGCGCTTCCACGGGACCGTCTCGCTGTTCCGCGACGGCGGCTTCGAGGTGGTGCGGCGCCCGAGCGCGACGCGCGCTCTCATGCGCCGCGCGCTCTGAGCGCGCTGCGCGCCTCGCGCCTCGCGCCGATCCGTCTGTGCTCCCCGATCCGTCCCCCCGTCGAGTACACGAAAAGTGCACGCTCCCGCGGCGTGTCGCGTGCACTTTTCGTGTACTCGACGGAGGGGGCGTGAGGATGCGCGCGGGCGGCGGGGACGGGGTGGATGCGCGGATAGACTCGGACGGTGAGCTCCACCCGTCGCGACCGCATCGTCGGTGCGAGCACCCAGGTGGCGACGGAGGTCAGCATCAACTTCGGCTCGGCGCTCGCCGGGCTGCTCATCCCCGTCGTCGGCTCGGTCGTCGTCGTGGCAGCCCGCCAGATCGTGACCGCCGTCGCGGTGCTCCCGTTCTACCGCCCGCGCCGCGCCGATCTGACCTGGCGCCGGCTGTGGCCGGCGCTCGCGCTCGGCGTCGTGCTCGCTGCGATGAACCTGAGCTTCTACGAGGCCGTGGGACGGCTCGGGCTCGGGATCGCGGCGACGATCGAGTTCCTCGGGCCGTTCGCGCTCGCCCTCGTCGGGTCGCGTCGGCTCCTCGACGCCGGATGCGCGGTCGCGGCGGCCGCGGGTGTCCTGTTGCTGACCGCGACCGAGGGTGCGATCGACCCCATCGGCGTCGTGCTGGCGCTGACGGCCGCGGCCGCCTGGGCGGCGTACATCCTGCTCACCCGCCAGGTGGCCACGCGGCTGCCCGGACTCGAGGGCCTCAGCGTCGCGAGCATCGTGTCGACGGTGCTCACCGTGCCGCTGGCCCTGTTCGTGGTCGACTACAGCGCCCTCGACCTGCGCGTCCTCCTGCTGCTGCTCGCCCTCGGCGTGCTGTCGTCGGCGGTGCCGTACAGCCTGGACACGTTCATCCTGCGCCGGCTCACTCCGCGCCTCTACGCCGTGATCACGAGCTTCGGCCCCGTGGTCGCGACGATCTTCGGGGTGATCGTGCTCGGCGAGCGGTTCTCCCTCGTGCAGCTGTTCGGCATCCTGATCGTCTGCGCCGCCGCGGGAACCGCCATCGCGACCCAGCGCGAGCAGCCCCGCTCCCCCCTCGAGCAGACCGCCGAATCGGTCCCCTGACCCCGCACCTCCCACCCACCGTCGAGTACACGAAAAGTGCACGCAAAAGGCGGTCGGAGCGGGCACTTTTCGTGTACTCGACGGAGGGGGGGACGCCGAGGGTCAGCTGAGGATGTCTTTGGTGGTGAAGCGGCCGACGGCGAGGGCGCCGAAGACGGCGATGTAGCCGAGCTGGAGGACGGCGTTCGACGTGAACGAGTCCCAGGCGAGTGGCTGGCGCAGGAAGTCGCCGAAGCCGAGCCAGTAGTGGCTGAACAGCCACGGGTGCAGCGCGTCGAGCTGCGGCAGCTGGTCGAGCACCTGCGACATCACCGCGAGGACGGCGGTGGCGGCCATGGCCCCGACCGGGACGTCGGTCAGCGTGGACAGGAACAGCCCGATCGCGCACAGCCCCAGCAGCGACACCACGATGTACAGCGCGATCAGCGCCAGTCGGAGGTACGCATCCCCCAGACTGACCTGCACCCCCGACAGCAGGGTCACCGGGCCGATCGGGAACAGCAGCGTCCCGATCAGCGCCCCCGCCACCCCGACCACCAGGGCCGCGGCGATGCAGAACACTGCACTGCCCGCGTACTTGACCGCGAGCAGCCGGAGCCGTCCGGCCGGCGCGATCACGAGATAGCGCAGGGTGCCGTGGCTCGCCTCCCCCGCGATCGTGTCGCCCGCGACCACGCCGATCGTCAGCGGCAGGAACAGCGGGACGCAGACGACCAGCGCTGTGAAGGCGACGAAGAGCCCGTTGCTGCTGATCTCGTTCAGGAACGCGGGCCCGCGCGAGCTGCCGCCCGTGAGCCGCACGGCGACGGCGATCAGGATGGGCACGGCCGCCAGGGCCGCGAGCATCGCGTAGGTGCGCCAGCGGCGGAACATCACCGACAGCTCCGAGCCGAGCAGCGCCCAGCCCGCGGACGGGCGCTCCCGGCGGGACGCATCCACCCGCGCCTCGACAGCCGCGGACGGCGCCGCCACGGCCGCGCCGGACCCTCCGACCGCGTCACTGCTCGACATCGAATCCCTCCCCCGTGAGCTCGACGAACCGCTCCTCCAGGCTGGACGACCGCACGGCGAACCCGCGGAGCCGCACGCCGTCACGGACGAGCGCCGCCGACAGGTCCTCAGCCGCCGGCCCGGGATGGGACAGCGACGCCTCCACGCCCGAGCCGGTCGCCACCGCGTCCAGTCCGAGACGGTTCAGCACACCGATCGCCAGGGAGGTGTCCGGCGTCTCGACGGCCACCCGCGGGCCCGAGCCGCGCCGCAGCTCGTCGAGCGAGCCCTGCGCGACCAGCCGCCCGGCGCGCATGATGGCGGCATGCGTGCACACCTGCTCGATCTCGGCGAGCAGGTGGCTGGAGACGAACACCGTCGTCCCCTCGTCGGCCAGCGAGCGGACCAGGGATCGCACTTCGCGCGTCCCCTGCGGGTCGAGGCCGTTGGTCGGCTCGTCGAGCACCAGGAGGTCGCGGTCGGTCAGCAGCGCGCCGGCGATGCCGAGCCGCTGCTTCATGCCGAGCGAGTACGCCCGGACGTGCTTGCCGGCCGCGTGCGCGAGCCCGACGCGGTCGAGCGCGGCCGTCACCCGGGCGGTGCGCGTCGCGCGCGGGGCGTAGCGGTCGGCGGTGTCGCGGCGGACCAGGTTGGCGGTGCCGGAGAGGTACGGCGCGAATGCCGGGCCCTCGACCAGTGCGCCCACCCGGGGCAGGATGCGGGAGCCGCGGTCGGGCATCCGCTCACCGAGCACCTGGATGTCGCCTGCCGACGGCGCGATCAGGCCCAGCAGCATCCGGATGGTCGTGGTCTTGCCCGAGCCGTTCGGGCCGAGGAAGCCGAACACGGACCCACGCGGCACGTTCAGGTCG is drawn from Leifsonia shinshuensis and contains these coding sequences:
- a CDS encoding alpha/beta hydrolase → MEQTIVQTGAGPVAVRRTARESAPDAVATLLLHGAAGSWTTWLPMISAASADQGGAVPDLVVPDLPGWGDSSAEVATLDAEVLARASVEVMRALGYRRWRVVGHSLGGFVALELAAQEPDATESVVLVSGTTFGGRADALGPLRLFASAAPLLLLGVGMRVLAALGPRGPRLVRWLERAGVLAVLAAPLFARRVPGVVHELARDLRPAAFARALACARRYPAAGRWGRIHCPVLAIRGRRDVFVPAADHRRLARIVPRLRSVTLPATGHFAHVEHPSLVARLALTDSAWPVSGARASVGA
- a CDS encoding GNAT family N-acetyltransferase, whose protein sequence is MSDTVVRPVDDGLWGDLETVFSTRGDPAGCWCQWFRMPGKRFGELSVDERRDGLHDQVRSGSPGVLAWVDGEPAGWAAVEPYSTYPNLARSPITKRLEGDPADPWAVTCFVVRIDFRRRGVARALLRGAVDHARAQGAEVVEGYPVDPEVRPSLSNAERFHGTVSLFRDGGFEVVRRPSATRALMRRAL
- a CDS encoding phosphoketolase family protein, yielding MTDTTTTSAQHGLSEEMLDRLDAWWRAANYLSVGQIYLLDNPLLRRPLSRDDIKPRLLGHWGTTPGLNFIYAHLNRAIRERDLDTLFVAGPGHGGPGVIASAYLDGTYSEIYSAIDQSEDGLRRLFRQFSFPGGIPSHAAPQTPGSIHEGGELGYALSHAYGAAFDNPDLLVAAVVGDGEAETGPLATAWHSNKFLNPAQDGVVLPILHLNGYKIANPTVLARIPESELLDLMRGYGHEPYIVSGGFDGEDPREVHKRMAATLDEILDRIAAIKQAAAAGELDSRPAWPMLILRTPKGWTCPAEIDGHPAENNWRSHQVPLADARDTEAHNRLLEKWLLSYRPEELFDEHGSPVELIRSLAPEGERRMSANPVANGGLLRRDLRLPDFRDYAVDVDVPGDTVAEATRVLGDWFRDVMIANPTAFRLFGPDEIASNRLQAVFETTSKQWNAEYLPIDDDNHLAPQGRAMEVLSEHQCQGWLEGYLLTGRHGVFTSYEAFVHIVDSMFNQHAKWLKSASEVPWRRPVASLNYLLSSHVWRQDHNGASHQDPGFIDHVVNKKADVVRVYLPFDANTLLSTYDHCLKSVDYVNVVVAGKQPSPQWLSMEEAIAHCTRGIGIFPWAGTEVEGEEPDVVLGCAGDIPTLEVLAAADILRRRLPDLKVRVVNVVDLMRLQSEGEHPHGLDDREYDALFTTDKPVIFAYHGYPWLIHRLTYRRNGHANLHVRGYKEEGTTTTPFDMVMLNDLDRYHLVIDVIDRVPGLASREAGLRQEMQDARLRARQYTRERGEDIPEVAEWKWGGGERTTRIDTTGGDND
- a CDS encoding ABC transporter permease, with product MSSSDAVGGSGAAVAAPSAAVEARVDASRRERPSAGWALLGSELSVMFRRWRTYAMLAALAAVPILIAVAVRLTGGSSRGPAFLNEISSNGLFVAFTALVVCVPLFLPLTIGVVAGDTIAGEASHGTLRYLVIAPAGRLRLLAVKYAGSAVFCIAAALVVGVAGALIGTLLFPIGPVTLLSGVQVSLGDAYLRLALIALYIVVSLLGLCAIGLFLSTLTDVPVGAMAATAVLAVMSQVLDQLPQLDALHPWLFSHYWLGFGDFLRQPLAWDSFTSNAVLQLGYIAVFGALAVGRFTTKDILS
- a CDS encoding EamA family transporter; its protein translation is MSSTRRDRIVGASTQVATEVSINFGSALAGLLIPVVGSVVVVAARQIVTAVAVLPFYRPRRADLTWRRLWPALALGVVLAAMNLSFYEAVGRLGLGIAATIEFLGPFALALVGSRRLLDAGCAVAAAAGVLLLTATEGAIDPIGVVLALTAAAAWAAYILLTRQVATRLPGLEGLSVASIVSTVLTVPLALFVVDYSALDLRVLLLLLALGVLSSAVPYSLDTFILRRLTPRLYAVITSFGPVVATIFGVIVLGERFSLVQLFGILIVCAAAGTAIATQREQPRSPLEQTAESVP
- a CDS encoding ABC transporter ATP-binding protein, with protein sequence MTDAAIATSGLTKRFRSRAVVDGLDLNVPRGSVFGFLGPNGSGKTTTIRMLLGLIAPSAGDIQVLGERMPDRGSRILPRVGALVEGPAFAPYLSGTANLVRRDTADRYAPRATRTARVTAALDRVGLAHAAGKHVRAYSLGMKQRLGIAGALLTDRDLLVLDEPTNGLDPQGTREVRSLVRSLADEGTTVFVSSHLLAEIEQVCTHAAIMRAGRLVAQGSLDELRRGSGPRVAVETPDTSLAIGVLNRLGLDAVATGSGVEASLSHPGPAAEDLSAALVRDGVRLRGFAVRSSSLEERFVELTGEGFDVEQ
- a CDS encoding SGNH/GDSL hydrolase family protein, yielding MSSSAGFTSYIAIGDSFTEGVGDDLPDGRVRGWADFVALGMAAASDGPFRYANLAIRGRKLGPIVAEQVEPAIAQHPDLVSLNGGGNDIMRPRVSIESVAKTLMDAADRVVASGSHMLLLSGANPSAHLPLGGLIRRRGEELAIAVREMLPRDGITFVDNWADEGLEDIRYWSADRLHLGPLGHARVASNVLTALGVPVPTEWGVEEVASAPAGERTRRTADYYRRYVLPWIGRRLTGRSSGDGRAAKIAELTVVDPETARPL